ATTTGTGGAGCTTCTCACTACAACATGCAAATGAAAATTACAGTTGTAGAAGAGGCTGATTACAAAAAGTGGTTAGGAGAGCAAAAAACATTAGCTCAAGTTATTAAATAAGATTAATCGTAAAAATTTATTAAGAAAAAATAAATTATGTCAGGAGAACATCACCATCACAAAGAAACATTTGTAACGAAGTACATTTTTAGTACTGATCACAAGATGATCTCGAAGCAATTCTTGATCACAGGGATGTTTATGGGTATCATTGGGGTATTTATGTCAATGTTATTCCGTTTACAAATTGCATGGCCAGAAAAATCGTTTTCTATAATTACAGCATTTTTAGGAGATCACCAACAAACTGACGGTGTAATGAATCCAGATACATATCTGGCATTAGTTACAATACATGGTACTATTATGGTATTCTTTGTATTAACAGCAGGTTTAAGTGGTACATTTTCAAATTTATTAATTCCATTACAGATTGGAGCAAGAGATATGGCATCAGGTTTTTTAAACATGGTATCATATTGGTTATTCTTCTTATCTTCAGTTGTAATGGTAGTGTCTTTATTTGTTGAAGCTGGACCAGCATCAGCAGGTTGGACTATTTATCCGCCGTTATCTGCTTTAAAACAAGCGATACCAGGTTCTGGTTTAGGTATGACTCTATGGTTAGTTTCTATGGCGATTTTCATTGCATCATCGTTAATAGGATCTCTAAACTATATTGTAACTGTATTAAACTTAAGAACTAAAGGGATGAAGATGACAAGATTACCATTAACAATGTGGGCGTTCTTTGTAACGGCTATTATTGGTGTAATCTCTTTCCCAGTTCTTTTATCAGCGGCATTATTATTAATATTCGATAGAAGTTTCGGAACTTCTTTCTATTTGTCAGATATATTCATATCAGGTCAAGTGTTACATTATCAAGGAGGATCTCCAGTTTTATTTGAACACTTATTTTGGTTCTTAGGTCACCCTGAAGTATATATCATTTTATTACCAGCATTAGGTATTTCATCTGAAGTAATTTCTACAAATGCTAGAAAGCCTATCTTCGGTTACCGTGCAATGATTGGATCAATCTTAGGTATTGCATTCTTATCAACAATTGTATGGGGTCACCATATGTTCGTGTCAGGTATGAATCCATTCTTAGGATCTGTATTTACATTCACAACGGTATTAATTGCAATTCCATCAGCTGTAAAAGCATTTAACTATATTACAACTTTATGGAAAGGTAATCTACAATTGAATCCAGCCATGTTATTCTCTATCGGATTAGTTTCTACATTCGTAACTGGAGGTTTAACAGGATTAGTACTTGGAGATTCAGCTTTAGATATTAACGTACACGATACATATTTCGTAGTAGCACACTTCCATTTAGTAATGGGTGTATCTGCTTTATTTGGAATGTTTGCTGGTGTTTATCACTGGTATCCTAAAATGTATGGTAGAATGATGAATAAAGTAATGGGTTATTGGCATTTTTGGTTAACTATTATATCTGCATATGGAGTATTCTTCCCAATGCACTTTATAGGGTTAGCTGGTTTACCAAGACGTTACTATACAAATACAAACTTCCCAATGTTCGATGACTTAGCAGACATCAACGTATTCATGACTCTTATGGCAATCATTGGAGGTGTGGCCCAGTTAATTTTCTTAGCAAACTTCTTTATCTCTATGTATAGAGGACAAAAAGCTTCGCAAAACCCATGGAAATCTAATACTTTAGAATGGACTACTCCAGTAGAACATATCCACGGTAACTGGCCAGGGAAAATTCCAGAAGTTCATAGATGGGCTTACGACTATAGTAAAGTTGATGACAACGGAAACTATATTCATGGAGAAGATTTCGTTTTACAAACAGTACCTTTAAAAGACGGTGAAGAACCATCTTAAAAAAGTAAGAAATAAAAAACCAAAAGCCTTTCATAATTGAAAGGCTTTTTTGTTATCCATATTATAATACTAATAAGTATATTAGCAGTACTGAATTTGATTTTAATGTATGAATGAGCATTTAAACCCTGAAAACACTAATTATTCTCATGAAGAAATGGATGTGGAAAAGAAACTACGTCCGTTATCCTTTGATGATTTTACAGGTCAAGATCAAGCTTTGGAAAATCTTAGAATTTTTGTTGAAGCAGCAAATCAAAGAGATGAAGCTTTAGATCACACCTTATTTCATGGTCCTCCTGGTTTAGGAAAAACCACTTTAGCACACATTTTAGCAAATGAACTTGGAGTGGGAATTAAAGTCACTTCAGGTCCTGTTTTAGATAAACCTGGTGATTTAGCAGGTTTACTTACAAATTTAGATGAACGTGATGTGCTATTTATTGATGAAATTCATCGATTAAGTCCAATTGTAGAAGAGTACTTATATTCTGCAATGGAAGATTATAAAATAGACATCATGATTGAATCTGGACCGAATGCGAGAACAGTTCAGATTAATTTAGAACCATTTACTCTAGTTGGAGCAACAACAAGATCTGGTTTATTAACAGCTCCGATGAGAGCTCGTTTTGGAATCAGTAGCCGTTTACATTATTATTCTACGGAATTATTAACTACAATTATCCAAAGGAGTTCTGCAATTTTAGGCGTGCCAATTTCGATGGAAGCTGCGATAGAAATTGCAGGTAGAAGTAGAGGAACGCCTCGTATTGCAAATGCACTATTGAGAAGAGTACGTGATTTTGCACAAATTAAAGGAGATGGTAATATCACTATAGAAATAGCAAAATATGCATTAAAGGCATTAAATGTTGATGCGCATGGTTTAGATGAAATGGACAATAAAATTTTATCTACCATTATCGATAAATTTAAAGGTGGACCAGTAGGTATTACTACATTAGCAACAGCAGTTGCAGAAAATGCAGAAACGATTGAGGAAGTTTATGAACCTTTTTTAATTCAACAAGGTTTTATCATGCGAACACCTAGAGGTAGAGAAGTAACAGATTTAGCTTATAAACATCTAGGAAGAATAAAAGGAACTAGTCAAGGAGAATTATTTTAAGTGAGAATACAAAAAATCATCCCTCTTTTAGAGTGGTTACCAAAGTATAAGAAATCTCAATTTAAAGGAGATGTTGTTGCTGGATTAACAGTAGCAACAGTTTTAATACCACAAGGTATTGCTTATGCTTTAATTGCAGGTTTACCACCAATTTACGGATTGTATTCAGCTTTAATTCCTCAAGTGATTTATGCAATATTCGGTTCTTCTAGGCAAGTAGCCATTGGTCCAGTAGCAACAGATTCATTAATAGTTGCTGCCAGTATATCTACAATAGCGCTTATGGGATCTGAAAGTTATATTGCTATGGCAATCTTTTTAGCCTTGTTAGTTGGAAGTATTCAGTTCTTAATGGGAGTTTTCCGCTTAGGTTTTATTGTTAATTTTTTATCAAGACCAGTAATTACAGGATTTACTTCAGCAGTTGCCATAACAATAGGTTTAAATCAATTCAAAAATTTTTTTGGAGTAGATTTTCTACAAAGTGATCAAATCCATATTTTACTTGAAGATATATTAACTAGAATTACTGAACTCGAAACAAAAACAACAATTATTGGAATTGTTACAAGTATCATAATCATTGTATTAAGAGGAATTAATAAAAAAATACCAAATGCTTTAATAGTAGTTGTTTTAGGAATTGTTTTAATGTATGCTTTTGAAACTTTTTTCTTTGGAGTTGCTATTGTTGAGAGTATTCCTTCAGGTTTACCAAGTTTTGCAGTTCCTGAGTTAAACTTTGGTTTAGTAAGAGAGTTGTTACCTATGGCGTTTACTTTAGTAATGGTAGGTTATTTGGAAACAATTTCTATTGGAAAGTACTTAGAATCTCAACAAGATGAATACAAAATAGATCCTAATCAAGAACTAATAGCTTTAGGACTAAGTAATATTTTCGGATCATTTTTTAAATCGTATCCATCTACATCTAGTTTTTCTAGATCTGCAATCAATTTTGATGCAGGAGCAAGAACAGGAGTAGCTGCATTTATTTCAGCAGGTTTAGTTGTACTTACGCTATTATATTTAACACCTGTGTTTTATTATTTGCCTAAAACAGTTTTAGCCGCTATTATAATTGTAGCAGTTTTTAGATTGGTAAATGTTAAGGAAGCTCGATTCTTATGGAAAGCAAATATTCTAGATTTTTGGTTATTAATAGCTACTTTTTTAGCAACATTATTTTTTGGAATAGAATATGGAATTTTAATAGGAGTAAGTTTATCACTTATCGTTTTAATTTATAGAACATCCCGACCCAATGTTGTAGAGTTAGGAAAAGTACCAGATTCCGACTTTTATAGAAATAAGAATCGATTTAAAGAAGTTCTACTAGATAATGAGGTTCTTGTTTTTCGTTTCGATGCTCAAATTTTTTATGCAAATGCGAGTTATTTTAGAGAACGATTAGAGCATATGGTGAATCAAAAAGGAGAGAGCTTAAAATTAATTGTTTTAGATGCTGAAAGCATTAATCGAGTAGACAGTACAGGAATTGAAATGTTAAAACAACAAGTTCAATTTTACATGAATAAAGGAATAACATTTTATCTTGCCGGTGTAAAAGGTCCGGTTAGAGATGATTTGTTCAGAGGTGGTTTATTAGAAATTATAAATTTAGATCATTTTTTTATGCGTGCAAATGGCGCAGTAACATTTTTTAAAACAGGAGATAATACAAATCAAAAAAAATACGCTCAGTACATTCATCAAGCGTACAAATAAAAGACATTGAATTATGAAGATTGAACAAATTTATACGAATTGCCTATCGCAAGGAGCATATTATATAGAAAGTAACGGAGAAGTAGCTATTATAGATCCGTTACGTGAAGTACAATCATATATCGATAAGGCTAAAAAAGATGAAGCTACAATTAAATATATCTTTGAAACTCATTTTCATGCCGACTTTGTAAGTGGACATATAACACTTGCTGAAAAAACAGGAGCTACAATTGTATACGGACCAACTGCAACAACAAATTTTAAGTCACATATTGCTAAAGATTCTGAAGTTTTCAAAATTGGTAATATAGAAATCGTTGCTTTGCATACTCCAGGTCATACGATGGAAAGTACAACTTATTTACTAAAAGATGAAAACGGCAAAGATCATGCAATTTTTAGTGGAGATACTTTATTTATTGGAGATGTTGGAAGACCAGATTTGGCTCAAAAAGGAGACATTACTCAAGAAGATTTAGCAGGCTTTCTTTATGAAAGCTTACAAACTAAAATAATGCCTTTACATGATGATGTCATCGTTTATCCTGCTCATGGAGCTGGTTCTGCTTGTGGAAAGCATTTGAGTAAAGAAACTGTAAGTACATTAGGAAACCAAAAGAAAACAAATTATGCTTTAAGAGCAGATATGACTAAAGAAGAGTTTGTAAAAGAAGTTACAGATGGTTTATTGCCACCACCAGAGTATTTTCCTCTGAATGTAAAATTGAATAAAGAAGGTTACGATTCTATCGATAGTATTATAGAACGAGGAACTAAAGCGCTTTCTGTAGATGAGTTTGAGTATGTATCAAATAAGTATGAAGCTTTAATATTAGATGTAAGACATCAATCCGATTTTATTCAAGGATTTATACCACAATCTATTTTTATTGGTTTAAACGGATCATTTGCACCTTGGGTGGGAGCTTTAATTAGAGATACAGAACAGCCAATTGTTTTGATTACACCTGAAGGAAAAGAAGAAGAAGCAATTACAAGATTAGCAAGAGTTGGTTTTGATAATGTTTTAGGATACCTAGAAGGAAGCTTTGATAGTTGGAAAAATGCGAATAAAGATTTTGATACGTTACGTTCAGTTTCTGCAAATCATTTAGAAAAAGCATTACAAGAAAAAGTTACAGTTTTTGATGTTAGAAAACCAGGGGAATATAACTCGGATCACATAAAAAACGTTGAAAACACGCCATTAGATTATTTAAATGATTATATTAGTATGTTTCCAAACACTAACGACTTTTATATTCATTGTGCAGGCGGTTATCGTTCTGTAATTGCAGCTTCTATATTAAAATCTAGAGGATTTCATAATGTAATTGATGTAGCTGGAGGATATAAAGCGATCAAAGAAACCAATATTCAAAGAGATCAATCGTTATGTGTTTCAAAGTAATTGAAACATGAGAAAATTCATTTTAGGTTTAATTGGGATTTGCATTTTATTTTCTTGCGCTAGTAGTAATGAAAATGTAAAAACTATTACCGTAGATGATTTAAAACTCAAAATACGAGAAGATAGAAACATTCAGATTTTAGATGTAAGAACAGCTTCCGAAACTTCAGATGGAGTTATCTTCAATGCGATTCAAGTCAATT
This genomic stretch from Tenacibaculum jejuense harbors:
- a CDS encoding cytochrome c oxidase subunit I, with the protein product MSGEHHHHKETFVTKYIFSTDHKMISKQFLITGMFMGIIGVFMSMLFRLQIAWPEKSFSIITAFLGDHQQTDGVMNPDTYLALVTIHGTIMVFFVLTAGLSGTFSNLLIPLQIGARDMASGFLNMVSYWLFFLSSVVMVVSLFVEAGPASAGWTIYPPLSALKQAIPGSGLGMTLWLVSMAIFIASSLIGSLNYIVTVLNLRTKGMKMTRLPLTMWAFFVTAIIGVISFPVLLSAALLLIFDRSFGTSFYLSDIFISGQVLHYQGGSPVLFEHLFWFLGHPEVYIILLPALGISSEVISTNARKPIFGYRAMIGSILGIAFLSTIVWGHHMFVSGMNPFLGSVFTFTTVLIAIPSAVKAFNYITTLWKGNLQLNPAMLFSIGLVSTFVTGGLTGLVLGDSALDINVHDTYFVVAHFHLVMGVSALFGMFAGVYHWYPKMYGRMMNKVMGYWHFWLTIISAYGVFFPMHFIGLAGLPRRYYTNTNFPMFDDLADINVFMTLMAIIGGVAQLIFLANFFISMYRGQKASQNPWKSNTLEWTTPVEHIHGNWPGKIPEVHRWAYDYSKVDDNGNYIHGEDFVLQTVPLKDGEEPS
- the ruvB gene encoding Holliday junction branch migration DNA helicase RuvB, whose product is MNEHLNPENTNYSHEEMDVEKKLRPLSFDDFTGQDQALENLRIFVEAANQRDEALDHTLFHGPPGLGKTTLAHILANELGVGIKVTSGPVLDKPGDLAGLLTNLDERDVLFIDEIHRLSPIVEEYLYSAMEDYKIDIMIESGPNARTVQINLEPFTLVGATTRSGLLTAPMRARFGISSRLHYYSTELLTTIIQRSSAILGVPISMEAAIEIAGRSRGTPRIANALLRRVRDFAQIKGDGNITIEIAKYALKALNVDAHGLDEMDNKILSTIIDKFKGGPVGITTLATAVAENAETIEEVYEPFLIQQGFIMRTPRGREVTDLAYKHLGRIKGTSQGELF
- a CDS encoding SulP family inorganic anion transporter, with product MRIQKIIPLLEWLPKYKKSQFKGDVVAGLTVATVLIPQGIAYALIAGLPPIYGLYSALIPQVIYAIFGSSRQVAIGPVATDSLIVAASISTIALMGSESYIAMAIFLALLVGSIQFLMGVFRLGFIVNFLSRPVITGFTSAVAITIGLNQFKNFFGVDFLQSDQIHILLEDILTRITELETKTTIIGIVTSIIIIVLRGINKKIPNALIVVVLGIVLMYAFETFFFGVAIVESIPSGLPSFAVPELNFGLVRELLPMAFTLVMVGYLETISIGKYLESQQDEYKIDPNQELIALGLSNIFGSFFKSYPSTSSFSRSAINFDAGARTGVAAFISAGLVVLTLLYLTPVFYYLPKTVLAAIIIVAVFRLVNVKEARFLWKANILDFWLLIATFLATLFFGIEYGILIGVSLSLIVLIYRTSRPNVVELGKVPDSDFYRNKNRFKEVLLDNEVLVFRFDAQIFYANASYFRERLEHMVNQKGESLKLIVLDAESINRVDSTGIEMLKQQVQFYMNKGITFYLAGVKGPVRDDLFRGGLLEIINLDHFFMRANGAVTFFKTGDNTNQKKYAQYIHQAYK
- a CDS encoding MBL fold metallo-hydrolase, with amino-acid sequence MKIEQIYTNCLSQGAYYIESNGEVAIIDPLREVQSYIDKAKKDEATIKYIFETHFHADFVSGHITLAEKTGATIVYGPTATTNFKSHIAKDSEVFKIGNIEIVALHTPGHTMESTTYLLKDENGKDHAIFSGDTLFIGDVGRPDLAQKGDITQEDLAGFLYESLQTKIMPLHDDVIVYPAHGAGSACGKHLSKETVSTLGNQKKTNYALRADMTKEEFVKEVTDGLLPPPEYFPLNVKLNKEGYDSIDSIIERGTKALSVDEFEYVSNKYEALILDVRHQSDFIQGFIPQSIFIGLNGSFAPWVGALIRDTEQPIVLITPEGKEEEAITRLARVGFDNVLGYLEGSFDSWKNANKDFDTLRSVSANHLEKALQEKVTVFDVRKPGEYNSDHIKNVENTPLDYLNDYISMFPNTNDFYIHCAGGYRSVIAASILKSRGFHNVIDVAGGYKAIKETNIQRDQSLCVSK
- a CDS encoding rhodanese-like domain-containing protein, which translates into the protein MRKFILGLIGICILFSCASSNENVKTITVDDLKLKIREDRNIQILDVRTASETSDGVIFNAIQVNLISNNFETKSLEVLNKEKPVYVYCRSGRRSKIAAGVLADNGYEVYNVKGGYVAWEKKIMNNTNKE